DNA from Stutzerimonas decontaminans:
GCTCCCCACGCTTTCGCACCTCAGTGTCAGTATTAGCCCAGGTGGTCGCCTTCGCCACTGGTGTTCCTTCCTATATCTACGCATTTCACCGCTACACAGGAAATTCCACCACCCTCTGCCATACTCTAGCTCGCCAGTTTTGGATGCAGTTCCCAGGTTGAGCCCGGGGCTTTCACATCCAACTTAACGAACCACCTACGCGCGCTTTACGCCCAGTAATTCCGATTAACGCTTGCACCCTTCGTATTACCGCGGCTGCTGGCACGAAGTTAGCCGGTGCTTATTCTGTCGGTAACGTCAAAACAGCAAGGTATTAACTTACTGCCCTTCCTCCCAACTTAAAGTGCTTTACAATCCGAAGACCTTCTTCACACACGCGGCATGGCTGGATCAGGCTTTCGCCCATTGTCCAATATTCCCCACTGCTGCCTCCCGTAGGAGTCTGGACCGTGTCTCAGTTCCAGTGTGACTGATCATCCTCTCAGACCAGTTACGGATCGTTGCCTTGGTGAGCCTTTACCTCACCAACTAGCTAATCCGACCTAGGCTCATCTATTAGCGCAAGGCCCGAAGGTCCCCTGCTTTCTCCCGTAGGACGTATGCGGTATTAGCGTTCCTTTCGAAACGTTGTCCCCCACTAATAGGCAGATTCCTAGGCATTACTCACCCGTCCGCCGCTGAATCAGAGAGCAAGCTCCCTTCATCCGCTCGACTTGCATGTGTTAGGCCTGCCGCCAGCGTTCAATCTGAGCCATGATCAAACTCTTCAGTTCAATACTGCTTGGGTTTTGAGAAAACCCTAAACTTGGCTCAGCAATCGCAAATCTCTTTACAAGTAAAGAGTAACTCTCGAATAAACGAGTGTTGCTTTGTGATGCTGATAATCTATCTGACCATCAGTCTTACATTCACAAGCACCCACACGAATTGCTTGATTCAGTTGTTAAAGAGCGTTTCGATCAAGTCTTTCGTCTCAACCGAGGCCACGCATTCTACAGCAGCCTTGTTACCTGTCAAGCTGTTTTTGAAGAATTTTTCGTTTCTTCTCAACCGCTTGCGCTTCCGATCAATTCTCATCTCTCGTCAGCGGGAGGCGAATCATACAGCGTTCAAAACCGCTGTCAACCACCTCTTTCATCCGCTTCCGATCAACCTGACCGAAGCCACCAACAGGACTCAACCACCACCCTGCCAGCCCAGCGCATTCTACTCGAATCCGCCATCCGTGCAACCTTTTTATCTCGCTAACCTTTTGATTTACAAGAGGTTTTGCTTAAGGACTGCGCCGGAAGTGGTGCGCATTATAGGGGCCTGAAATTCAGCGTCAACCGGTTATTTCAGTTTTCTCCAGTTTCAGCGAAACACGCGCAAAGGCCTTCTTGCCAGCCTGGCAAACATGGGTCGCCCCGCACTTGAATACAAAGGTACGATCCACGACTTCTCCATCAACACGCACCCCGCCCGCACCCAACAGATCGCGCGCCATCGCTGCATTCTTAACAAGAGCGGCCTTATTAAGCACTGATGCAATAGGCATATCCTGATCAGATAACAGCTCGACCTCCGGCAGATCGTCAGGAAGCTCGCCATCTTTCATGCGATTGCCAGCGGAGCGATGTGCCGCCGCGGCAGCTTCGTCACCATGGAAGCGCGAGACAATCTCCTCTGCCAGCTTGATCTTAATATCCCGCGGGTTGGCCCCGCGCTCAACATCCGCACGGAGCTGATCGATTTCGGCCTGCGAACGAAAACTGAGCAGCTCAAAGTACCGCCACATCAGAGCATCGGGAATCGACACCAGCTTGCTATACATGACTCCCGGAGACTCTTGGATGCCGACATAATTCCCGAGGGACTTCGACATTTTCTTCACGCCATCCAACCCCTCTAGCAACGGCATCGTCACTACGCACTGAGATGCCTGACCGTAGGCCCGCTGCAACTCGCGCCCCATCAGAAGGTTGAATTTCTGATCCGTCCCGCCCAGCTCGATGTCAGCCCTCAACGCTACAGAGTCGTAGCCCTGCACCAGCGGATACAAAAACTCATGGATGGCGATTGGTTGATTGGTCGAGTAGCGCTTGTTGAAATCATCACGCTCAAGCATGCGCGCGACAGTGTACTGAGAGGCCAGACGAATGAAGTCGGCAGGAGTAAGCTGATCCATCCAGGTCGAATTGAACGCCACTTCGGTTTTCGCCGGATCGAGAATCTTGAAAACCTGAGCCTTGTACGTTTCGGCGTTCTCTAGAACCTGATCCCGCGTCAACGGTGGCCGCGTAGCGCTTTTGCCACTTGGGTCACCAATCATCCCGGTGAAATCCCCTATAAGGAAGATCACCTGATGCCCCAGCTCCTGAAGCTGGCGCATTTTATTGATGAGGACGGTATGCCCGAGATGAAGATCGGGAGCGGTTGGGTCGAATCCCGCTTTAACGCGCAGCGGCTCGCCCCGCTCAAGCTTAGCGATCAACTCCGACTCAACGAGTACCTCATCAGCACCCCGTTTGATCACCGACAGTTGCTCTTCAACCGACTTCATCGCAAGCCCCGTACCATTGTTAAAGGGCAACAACCTTACAAGATCGCCGGCCGATTACAAGCCGCACGCCTCGACCGGCCGGCAGGGCAGCCGCCACAAGGGTTGCCTCCACGGCACTTTGCTTATATTTTAGACAGTTATTTCCCGTACAAAAATATGCCAGAAGCCCAATGATGCCTTCCAAATCAAAAGCTCCGAACTACCCCAAGAGCCACCTTCTGGCTGCCAGTGGTGTAGCTGCGCTGCTGAGCCTGGCGCTGCTTGTATTTCCATCGCGTGAAGTGGAGGCGAAGAAGACCTTCATTGATCTGCAGCTTCAGTCTTCATCTGGACAGATAGTTGTGGAGCCTGGCGACAGCGAACCGGGCCTGGCTGAGTCTCCGTTCGCCACCACACCGAGCATTTCGTCCGCCGCCAAGACTGCTGAGCTACCGGAAGAGCAATCCGCTCAGGTGCCCGCTCCAACGCCAGACCCTCTGACGAAGACCGTAGTAGTGGCCAATGGAGATACGCTATCAACGGTATTCGCCAAGGTGGGCCTTTCTCCATCGGTGATGCATGCCGTACTCTCGAGCAGCAAGGACGCTAAGGAGTTCTCTCGCTTGAGGATTGGTCAGTCACTTGAGTTCCAGCTGACCGAGCTGGGCGAGCTGGCGAGTCTACGTAGCAAACTCAGCAGCTTGGAAACGCTTGCGCTTGAGAAGACCTCCGATGGCTATACGTTCAAAAAGGAACAGGTCAGGCCCGACGTCACCCCCACATATGCTCGTGGCGAGATCGATAGCAGCCTTTTTCTCGCAGCGAAGCGTGCTGGCCTCAGCCATAACCTGACGATGGATTTAGCCAACGTATTTGGTTACGACATCGACTTCGCACTCGATATTCGTAAAGGCGACAGTTTCGAAGTCATTTACGAAGAGAAGACAGTAGAAGGGCGGCGCGTCGGAACCGGCAACATCCTCGCGGCGCGCTTTACCAATCGAGGCAAAACCTATTCCGCCGTTCGCTACACCAATAAAGATGGCGTGACCAGCTACTACAATGCTGACGGTACCAGCATGCGCAAAGCGTTCATCCGAACGCCAGTTGATTTTGCCCGTATCAGCTCTCGCTTCTCCAACGGTCGCAAGCATCCGATCCTGAACAAGATCCGAGCACACAAAGGGGTTGATTATGCAGCTCCGCACGGAACGCCAATCAAAAGCGCTGGTGACGGCAAGGTGTTGCTTGCCGGGCGCAAGGGCGGTTATGGCAACACGGTGATCATCCAGCACGGGCAGCGCTACCGCACCCTTTATGCACATATGCAAGGATTTGCCAAAGGTGTGCGTAACGGATCCACTGTCAAGCAAGGTCAGATCATTGGCTACATCGGCACCACTGGCCTTTCTACCGGCCCACATCTGCATTATGAGTTTCAGGTCGATGGCGTCCATGTCGACCCGCTTGGCCTGAAGCTGCCGATGGCCGATCCAATCGCTCAAAACGAGAAACAGCGATTCATGCAACTGAGCCAGCCTTTGATGGCGCGGATGGATGAAGAGAAGGCCACCGTTTTGGCGCTCAACCAGCAATAAGCATGTCTTTTTATCTGGGAGTGATGTCCGGCACCAGCCTTGACGGCCTGGACGTCGCACTCATCGAGCAGAGCACTCGAACTCGGCTGATAGCCACCCGCTTCCAGGAAATGCCTGCGCAACTCCGCCACGAGCTACTGACTTTGTGTTCCTCCGGCGACGACGAGCTGGCACGCGCAGCCATGGCGGAGAATCAATGGGCTACGCTGGCAGCCGAAACAATCGCTCAGTTGCTCATCGAACAGCAGCTTACCCCGCAGTCAATACGCGCTATTGGCAGCCATGGCCAGACTGTTAGGCATGAGCCCCATCTTGGGTTCACAATCCAGATTGGCAACCCTGCCCTACTAGCGGAATTGACCGGCATAACCGTCGTTAGCGATTTCCGCCGACGCGATGTCGCGGCCGGCGGTCATGGCGCGCCGCTCGTGCCTGCTTTCCACGAATCAATCTTCGGCAGCTCCCAACGAGTTCGTGCGGTTCTAAACGTCGGAGGATTCAGCAATCTCAGCATCCTGTATCCGGGCAACCCGACCCATGGTTTCGATTGCGGACCTGGCAATGTCCTGATGGACGCCTGGATTCAGCGCCACAAGGGATTGGCATTTGACCGCAATGGCGCCTGGGCCGCGACCGGCATCGTGGATGAGGACTTACTTACGTCGATGCTCGGCGAAGCGTTTTTCAAGACCCTCGGCCCAAAGAGTACCGGACGCGAACTTTTCAACCTGGCCTGGCTAGATACGCATCTCAAAGGACGTGATTATCTGCGGACTGAGGACGTCCAGGCGACACTGCTGGAATTGACGGCCAGGAGCATTGCTGAGTCGCTCATCGGAACTCAGCGACAAGTGCAGGAGCTGCTTGTTTGTGGCGGAGGGGCGCATAACGCTGCGCTGATGCAGAGGCTACAGATGCTGCTGCCGACCTGCGAGGTCAAAAGCACAGACAGCGAGGGGGTGCCGCCGGACTGGGTGGAAGCAATGGCCTTTGCCTGGCTGGCCCACTGCTGCCTGGAGCGCATACCCGCAAATCGCCCTGCGGTCACCGGCGCACGGGGCACTCGAGTCCTTGGCGCTATCTACCCTGCTTGATGCTTGAAACGAAAACGCCGTGCAGTGCACGGCGCTTCGAGCCAGAAAAAGTCAGATAGAAAACGACTGGCCACATCCACAGGTGGTCGTAGCGTTTGGATTTTTGATCACGAAACGCGAGCCTTCCAGCCCTTCCTGATAATCCACTTCTGCACCAGCCAGGTACTGGTAACTCATGGGGTCGACCACGAGACTCACACCTTCTCGCTCGATGATCGTATCGTCGTCGGCCACATCTTCATCGAAGGTGAAACCGTACTGGAAACCCGAGCAGCCACCACCTGTGACGAAGACTCGCAACTTCAAGCGCGGATTGCCCTCCTCATCGACCAAGCTCTTCACCTTGCTCGCGGCCCCCTGACTGAACTGGATGGCGGTGGGCGTGAAGGATTCGACACTCATTGGTTTCTCCTGGCGTGAAATGCCCTACTGCATTGACGGCGCATTATCGGCTTTCCTGACAAAACCGGTCAACTATTCGACCATTCACGACGAACGAGCTGTAAACCTTATGGCAGCAATGCAACGTTGCCGAGCCCCAGCTTCTCGTTCAGATCGAACAAGATATTCATATTC
Protein-coding regions in this window:
- the erpA gene encoding iron-sulfur cluster insertion protein ErpA, whose amino-acid sequence is MSVESFTPTAIQFSQGAASKVKSLVDEEGNPRLKLRVFVTGGGCSGFQYGFTFDEDVADDDTIIEREGVSLVVDPMSYQYLAGAEVDYQEGLEGSRFVIKNPNATTTCGCGQSFSI
- a CDS encoding peptidoglycan DD-metalloendopeptidase family protein, coding for MMPSKSKAPNYPKSHLLAASGVAALLSLALLVFPSREVEAKKTFIDLQLQSSSGQIVVEPGDSEPGLAESPFATTPSISSAAKTAELPEEQSAQVPAPTPDPLTKTVVVANGDTLSTVFAKVGLSPSVMHAVLSSSKDAKEFSRLRIGQSLEFQLTELGELASLRSKLSSLETLALEKTSDGYTFKKEQVRPDVTPTYARGEIDSSLFLAAKRAGLSHNLTMDLANVFGYDIDFALDIRKGDSFEVIYEEKTVEGRRVGTGNILAARFTNRGKTYSAVRYTNKDGVTSYYNADGTSMRKAFIRTPVDFARISSRFSNGRKHPILNKIRAHKGVDYAAPHGTPIKSAGDGKVLLAGRKGGYGNTVIIQHGQRYRTLYAHMQGFAKGVRNGSTVKQGQIIGYIGTTGLSTGPHLHYEFQVDGVHVDPLGLKLPMADPIAQNEKQRFMQLSQPLMARMDEEKATVLALNQQ
- the tyrS gene encoding tyrosine--tRNA ligase, with protein sequence MKSVEEQLSVIKRGADEVLVESELIAKLERGEPLRVKAGFDPTAPDLHLGHTVLINKMRQLQELGHQVIFLIGDFTGMIGDPSGKSATRPPLTRDQVLENAETYKAQVFKILDPAKTEVAFNSTWMDQLTPADFIRLASQYTVARMLERDDFNKRYSTNQPIAIHEFLYPLVQGYDSVALRADIELGGTDQKFNLLMGRELQRAYGQASQCVVTMPLLEGLDGVKKMSKSLGNYVGIQESPGVMYSKLVSIPDALMWRYFELLSFRSQAEIDQLRADVERGANPRDIKIKLAEEIVSRFHGDEAAAAAHRSAGNRMKDGELPDDLPEVELLSDQDMPIASVLNKAALVKNAAMARDLLGAGGVRVDGEVVDRTFVFKCGATHVCQAGKKAFARVSLKLEKTEITG
- a CDS encoding anhydro-N-acetylmuramic acid kinase, yielding MSFYLGVMSGTSLDGLDVALIEQSTRTRLIATRFQEMPAQLRHELLTLCSSGDDELARAAMAENQWATLAAETIAQLLIEQQLTPQSIRAIGSHGQTVRHEPHLGFTIQIGNPALLAELTGITVVSDFRRRDVAAGGHGAPLVPAFHESIFGSSQRVRAVLNVGGFSNLSILYPGNPTHGFDCGPGNVLMDAWIQRHKGLAFDRNGAWAATGIVDEDLLTSMLGEAFFKTLGPKSTGRELFNLAWLDTHLKGRDYLRTEDVQATLLELTARSIAESLIGTQRQVQELLVCGGGAHNAALMQRLQMLLPTCEVKSTDSEGVPPDWVEAMAFAWLAHCCLERIPANRPAVTGARGTRVLGAIYPA